A window of Sutcliffiella cohnii contains these coding sequences:
- the menC gene encoding o-succinylbenzoate synthase, giving the protein MKITDITIRHLQMKLKDPFTTSFGTFTNKEFLLLEARDVEGTIGWGESVAFNSPWYNEETLKTNWHMLEDFLIPLILNKELNHPDEVSEIFSSIRKNNMAKSTIEGAVWDIYAQQTNQSLAAALGGKKDKIEVGISIGIQKSIEDLVALVDGFVKEGYKRIKVKIKPDWDIEVMRTLREKFPDTAIMADANSAYRLEDTALLKQLDAFDLMMIEQPLASDDIIDHAQLQKQLKTPICLDESIHSLEDARKAVELGSTGIINIKIGRVGGLSEAKKIHDYCAANNVPVWCGGMLESGIGRAHNVALTTLPNFILPGDTAGSNRYWEKDIILPEVVATNGYIDVPQTVGIGYEVDREAVESFTIAKKNYN; this is encoded by the coding sequence ATGAAAATAACCGACATTACTATTCGTCATTTACAAATGAAATTAAAAGATCCCTTTACAACAAGCTTTGGGACATTTACGAATAAAGAATTTTTATTACTAGAGGCACGTGATGTTGAAGGGACAATTGGATGGGGAGAATCCGTAGCATTTAATTCACCTTGGTATAACGAGGAAACGTTAAAAACGAATTGGCATATGCTCGAAGACTTTCTAATTCCGCTCATCTTGAATAAAGAGTTGAATCATCCAGATGAGGTTAGTGAAATTTTCTCCTCCATTCGTAAAAATAATATGGCAAAGTCTACGATTGAAGGTGCGGTATGGGATATTTATGCACAACAAACGAACCAATCTCTCGCTGCTGCATTAGGTGGAAAGAAAGACAAAATTGAGGTAGGTATTAGTATTGGGATACAAAAATCAATTGAAGACTTAGTAGCTTTAGTAGACGGATTTGTGAAGGAAGGGTATAAGCGAATAAAAGTAAAAATAAAGCCGGACTGGGATATAGAAGTAATGCGCACATTACGTGAAAAATTCCCAGACACTGCGATTATGGCAGATGCAAATTCCGCTTATCGTTTAGAGGATACGGCGCTTTTAAAACAACTAGACGCATTTGATTTAATGATGATAGAACAGCCTCTAGCATCAGATGACATAATTGACCACGCTCAACTTCAAAAACAGCTTAAAACGCCGATTTGTCTAGATGAAAGTATTCACTCTCTAGAGGATGCACGGAAAGCAGTAGAACTCGGAAGTACAGGGATAATTAATATAAAAATTGGACGTGTTGGTGGACTATCAGAAGCGAAGAAAATTCATGATTACTGTGCGGCGAACAATGTTCCGGTATGGTGTGGTGGCATGTTGGAATCAGGTATAGGACGTGCACATAATGTAGCCTTAACAACCTTACCTAACTTCATTTTACCTGGAGATACTGCTGGTTCTAATCGCTATTGGGAAAAGGACATTATACTACCAGAAGTTGTAGCAACAAACGGTTACATTGATGTTCCTCAAACAGTAGGTATTGGATATGAAGTAGATCGGGAGGCAGTGGAGTCTTTTACAATCGCTAAGAAAAATTACAATTAA
- a CDS encoding M20 peptidase aminoacylase family protein, translated as MANQTIQNRLQTIFEYLHNNPETSWNEVNTTSYIANILKEEGLQPKTFDNMTGLYVDIGKGTPKVGFRTDIDALWQEVDGEFRANHSCGHDGHMTMALGTIFMLKEMESSLPGAVRILFQPAEEKAQGAMAFVKEGIIDSLQFLFGTHVRPLVELQDGNYAPALYHGAAKLFIGKIIGVDAHGARPEQGVNAIEVAASLVDGMKRIWISPTQSASIKMTQITAGGSSTNIIPGNATFSIDARAQNNETMEALTTGFEKVVAAVSTLYGVSIDYKVESHIAAAQVDGEAKAMMKQAIIDVAGEENCAQDVVTPGGEDFHFYTYSKPELQTTMLGLGCGVTPGLHHPKMTFNRERLTTGAEIVTRALMLALQHVERSGKND; from the coding sequence ATGGCAAATCAAACAATACAGAATCGTTTACAAACAATTTTTGAATACCTTCATAATAATCCAGAAACAAGCTGGAACGAGGTTAATACTACCTCATATATTGCCAACATTCTTAAAGAGGAAGGTTTGCAACCAAAAACTTTCGATAATATGACAGGGTTATATGTAGACATTGGAAAAGGAACTCCGAAAGTAGGGTTTCGGACTGATATTGATGCATTATGGCAAGAAGTAGATGGAGAGTTTCGTGCTAATCATTCTTGTGGACATGATGGGCATATGACGATGGCACTTGGCACTATTTTTATGCTAAAAGAGATGGAATCAAGCTTACCTGGGGCCGTTCGAATCCTTTTTCAACCAGCTGAAGAAAAAGCACAAGGAGCAATGGCATTTGTAAAAGAAGGGATAATAGATTCATTACAGTTTTTATTCGGCACACATGTACGTCCGTTAGTCGAATTACAAGATGGCAATTACGCACCAGCGTTATACCATGGGGCTGCGAAACTTTTCATAGGGAAAATTATCGGAGTGGATGCACACGGAGCACGACCAGAACAAGGAGTGAATGCGATTGAGGTAGCGGCTTCATTAGTGGACGGTATGAAGCGCATATGGATTAGTCCTACTCAGTCTGCTTCTATTAAAATGACGCAAATTACGGCAGGTGGCAGTTCAACTAATATCATTCCAGGTAATGCAACGTTTAGTATTGATGCACGTGCTCAAAATAACGAAACGATGGAAGCATTAACTACAGGGTTTGAAAAAGTAGTAGCTGCCGTTAGTACGTTGTATGGAGTATCAATTGATTATAAGGTAGAATCACATATTGCTGCTGCTCAAGTCGATGGTGAGGCAAAAGCCATGATGAAACAAGCTATAATAGATGTGGCAGGGGAAGAAAATTGTGCACAGGATGTCGTAACTCCTGGTGGCGAGGATTTCCACTTCTACACTTATTCAAAACCGGAGCTTCAAACAACGATGCTTGGGCTTGGTTGTGGAGTTACCCCAGGTCTTCACCATCCGAAAATGACTTTCAACCGAGAACGTCTAACGACGGGTGCTGAAATAGTGACAAGAGCGCTAATGTTAGCATTACAACATGTAGAAAGAAGCGGAAAAAATGATTGA
- a CDS encoding carbohydrate ABC transporter permease, with protein MSITKKAIFYVLLIFSAFLIAGPAVMAIGMSFMTNQDILTGSLPSTLTFDNYSKAFSQFPLVQYLFNSFVVSIVITLGQLLLASLAAYAFVFLEFKGRDLLFYLFIATMMVPFEASVIPNFHIIRDLGWIDTYPGLAVPFFATAFGTFLLRQNFKQIPKELKEASQIAGIGDFKFYLTVVLPVSRTSLITLGIYGFLTSWNMYLWPLLATTNDTVRTVQIGLKQLQTQEQLNEWGVIMAGAVIVIIPTLILLFFGQKKLQSGLTEGAIK; from the coding sequence ATGTCCATTACTAAAAAGGCCATTTTTTATGTATTGCTAATCTTTTCCGCCTTTCTTATAGCAGGCCCAGCGGTTATGGCAATTGGAATGAGCTTTATGACGAACCAAGATATTTTAACTGGAAGTCTACCATCAACATTAACGTTTGATAATTACTCGAAAGCCTTTAGCCAATTTCCATTAGTCCAATATTTATTTAATAGTTTTGTCGTTTCTATCGTCATTACGCTAGGACAACTACTTTTAGCAAGCCTAGCCGCTTATGCTTTTGTTTTTCTAGAATTCAAAGGTAGAGACCTCTTATTCTACCTATTTATCGCTACGATGATGGTACCATTTGAAGCGTCAGTTATTCCAAATTTTCATATTATCCGTGATTTAGGTTGGATTGATACGTATCCTGGTCTAGCTGTTCCATTTTTCGCAACAGCTTTTGGAACCTTTTTATTACGACAAAACTTCAAGCAAATTCCTAAAGAGTTAAAGGAAGCTAGCCAAATTGCCGGTATTGGAGATTTTAAGTTTTATCTTACGGTCGTCCTTCCTGTTTCGAGGACAAGTTTAATCACCTTAGGCATATACGGCTTTTTAACATCTTGGAACATGTACTTATGGCCACTTTTAGCTACAACAAACGATACGGTAAGAACGGTACAAATTGGCTTAAAACAATTGCAAACTCAAGAACAGTTAAATGAATGGGGTGTGATTATGGCAGGTGCTGTCATTGTAATTATCCCTACATTAATCTTACTTTTCTTCGGTCAAAAGAAATTACAATCAGGCTTAACAGAAGGAGCTATTAAATAA
- a CDS encoding YkvI family membrane protein, with amino-acid sequence MKKSFQIGSAFVGLIVGAGFASGQEVMQYFTSFGIWGTVGGIIATILFAFLGYTLAQLGSQLQTQSHKDVIYHIGGRYFGFIFDIVITFFLFGVAVVMFAASGSTFEQMFGIHPMIGSIIMVAATILTLLLNIKKIINIIAVATPYLMIIVFTIVIYSIFTMDLTLQESNALAQEQTAAASNWIVGSILYVSYNIACGAALLIVMGGTEKDRKVAGMGGLLGGIMLGVLIILIHIALLVKVDVVGGVAMPTLELASQIHPFVGVLMAIALLGLMYNTAVGMFYSFTVRLIKPNHKKFKSAIVLTGLVGFFASFVGFTTLVGKVYSTVGYIGIAFIVAIIIAWARKGKKENAYTA; translated from the coding sequence ATGAAGAAAAGCTTTCAGATTGGCAGTGCCTTCGTTGGGCTCATTGTTGGGGCAGGTTTTGCTTCGGGACAAGAGGTAATGCAGTATTTCACTAGCTTTGGTATTTGGGGGACTGTTGGAGGCATTATCGCAACGATTCTTTTTGCTTTTTTAGGCTATACGCTAGCACAGCTTGGCTCCCAACTCCAAACTCAGTCACATAAAGATGTAATTTATCATATCGGAGGACGTTACTTCGGCTTTATTTTTGACATCGTCATTACATTTTTCTTATTTGGCGTAGCCGTTGTAATGTTCGCGGCGTCTGGCTCCACTTTTGAGCAAATGTTCGGTATCCATCCTATGATTGGGAGCATTATAATGGTTGCTGCTACAATCCTTACATTATTATTGAACATCAAAAAGATTATTAATATCATTGCCGTTGCGACCCCGTACTTAATGATAATAGTCTTTACCATTGTCATTTATTCTATTTTCACAATGGACTTAACACTACAAGAGTCGAACGCTTTAGCACAAGAACAAACTGCAGCAGCATCTAACTGGATAGTAGGCTCAATTCTTTATGTTTCCTATAATATAGCATGTGGTGCAGCATTATTGATTGTAATGGGGGGAACGGAGAAAGACCGTAAAGTTGCTGGTATGGGTGGTTTACTTGGTGGAATAATGTTAGGTGTACTCATTATATTAATTCATATCGCGTTGTTAGTAAAAGTAGATGTTGTCGGTGGTGTCGCAATGCCAACACTTGAACTAGCTAGCCAAATTCATCCGTTTGTCGGCGTATTAATGGCGATTGCGCTACTAGGCTTAATGTATAACACTGCAGTAGGAATGTTCTATAGCTTTACCGTCCGGTTAATTAAGCCAAATCACAAAAAATTCAAATCTGCAATTGTTCTAACTGGTTTAGTTGGCTTTTTTGCAAGTTTCGTAGGGTTTACGACTCTTGTTGGAAAGGTATATTCCACGGTCGGGTATATAGGAATTGCCTTTATTGTAGCGATCATCATCGCTTGGGCACGAAAAGGGAAAAAAGAAAATGCTTATACCGCGTAA
- a CDS encoding LLM class flavin-dependent oxidoreductase, producing the protein MSIIKQNGFEVGIYTLADLGPNPHTGNTISAKQRMGEIIEAAKLADEMGLDVFGVGEHHRLDYVVSSPAVVLSAIAYATNRIKLTSATSVLSTLDPVRLYEDFATLDIISDGRAEILAGRGAFIESFPLFGYNTNDYNELFSEHLDLLLKLNEKKKVSWNGKFRSALRDAEISPRAVQKQLPIWLGVGGTPESAARAGRLGLGMALAILGGDPLRFKPLVDIYRQAGLEAGHTSEQLNVGVTGHTFLAQTTEKAKDEFYPYYSNYWNYVNRQRGMGTKMSRDDFEYAASPQTALFVGSPEQVVEKIVRQHELYGHTRFLAQVDIGGIPFERVKENIELLATEVKPMLEKALR; encoded by the coding sequence TTGTCTATAATAAAACAAAATGGATTTGAAGTAGGAATATACACACTCGCAGATTTAGGACCAAACCCTCATACAGGTAATACAATAAGTGCTAAACAAAGAATGGGCGAAATAATAGAGGCAGCTAAACTTGCAGATGAAATGGGCCTTGATGTTTTCGGAGTAGGGGAACATCACCGATTGGATTATGTTGTCTCTTCTCCCGCAGTAGTTTTATCTGCGATTGCATATGCAACAAACCGTATTAAATTAACGAGTGCTACAAGTGTATTAAGTACACTTGATCCAGTTAGGCTGTACGAGGATTTCGCCACTTTAGATATAATTTCCGATGGCCGTGCCGAAATTTTAGCTGGTCGTGGTGCATTTATTGAATCTTTCCCGCTTTTTGGGTACAACACGAACGATTATAATGAGCTTTTTAGTGAGCACTTGGATTTACTACTAAAATTAAATGAAAAGAAAAAAGTATCTTGGAATGGAAAGTTTCGTTCAGCGTTAAGAGATGCGGAAATCTCGCCTCGGGCAGTACAAAAGCAGTTACCAATTTGGCTTGGAGTTGGCGGGACACCTGAAAGTGCTGCTCGTGCTGGTAGGTTGGGACTCGGTATGGCCTTAGCGATATTAGGTGGAGATCCGCTGCGGTTTAAGCCACTCGTTGATATATATCGCCAAGCAGGATTGGAGGCTGGACATACGTCGGAGCAATTAAATGTTGGTGTAACAGGTCACACATTCCTAGCGCAAACAACTGAAAAGGCAAAGGATGAGTTTTATCCGTATTACTCTAATTATTGGAACTATGTGAATCGTCAACGTGGAATGGGAACTAAAATGTCAAGAGATGACTTTGAGTATGCTGCTAGCCCACAAACAGCATTGTTTGTCGGAAGCCCTGAACAAGTGGTGGAGAAAATTGTTCGTCAACATGAACTATATGGACATACACGTTTTCTAGCCCAAGTTGATATTGGTGGAATTCCGTTTGAAAGAGTAAAAGAAAATATAGAATTGTTAGCAACTGAAGTTAAGCCAATGTTAGAGAAAGCATTAAGGTAA
- a CDS encoding carbohydrate ABC transporter permease: MSKVNPIAEGKEAITVPFEQANKQRRINSFIKGILFLLPSILLFGIFLFYPLFKTIYLSAFLTDAKGATTVFVGWENYQYMFTDPIFLKSIKNTFLFVLYTVPATVLISLFLAIISNEKLKGIGFFRTIFTSTMGVSVAAASVFWLYLFHPSIGFLNQLLKVFGADSIGWLTDPKWALTAIAITTIWMNIGFTFLILLGGLQSIDSSLYESADIEGSSYFYKLRRITVPMLSPTLFFVITVSIINAFQTFGQIDILTQGGPANETILIVYSIYREAFTNYQFGTASAQAVVLFVFILIMTAIQFKLGERRVHYQ, encoded by the coding sequence ATGAGTAAGGTCAATCCTATAGCCGAAGGAAAAGAAGCAATAACCGTTCCATTTGAACAAGCTAACAAACAAAGACGGATAAATAGTTTTATAAAAGGTATTTTATTTTTACTCCCTTCCATTCTATTATTCGGTATTTTTCTGTTTTATCCATTGTTTAAGACCATCTATTTAAGTGCTTTTTTAACAGATGCGAAAGGTGCTACTACAGTTTTTGTAGGTTGGGAAAACTATCAATATATGTTTACAGACCCTATTTTTCTTAAAAGCATTAAAAATACGTTTCTCTTTGTACTATATACAGTTCCAGCTACTGTTTTAATTAGTCTCTTCTTGGCAATAATCTCGAACGAAAAATTAAAAGGTATTGGTTTTTTCCGGACTATTTTTACTTCCACAATGGGAGTGTCCGTTGCCGCTGCTTCTGTATTTTGGTTATACCTGTTCCACCCTTCGATTGGCTTTTTAAATCAACTATTAAAAGTGTTTGGAGCTGATTCCATCGGTTGGCTTACAGATCCGAAATGGGCGTTAACCGCGATTGCCATTACAACGATTTGGATGAATATCGGGTTCACATTTTTAATTCTTTTAGGCGGCCTACAATCTATTGACTCTTCATTGTATGAGAGTGCTGATATTGAAGGTTCGAGTTACTTTTACAAACTGAGAAGAATTACCGTACCGATGCTATCACCGACCTTGTTTTTTGTTATTACTGTTTCGATTATTAATGCGTTCCAAACGTTTGGTCAGATTGATATTTTAACCCAAGGTGGACCAGCAAATGAAACGATTTTAATTGTATATTCCATTTATCGTGAGGCTTTCACTAACTATCAGTTCGGAACCGCCAGTGCCCAAGCAGTTGTGTTATTCGTCTTTATTTTAATAATGACAGCAATACAGTTTAAATTGGGCGAGAGGAGAGTGCATTATCAATGA
- a CDS encoding ABC transporter ATP-binding protein, with protein MSKVELRNISKSYDKQKDVLNGIDLCIEEGEFFVLVGPSGSGKSTLLRMIAGLEDISGGILKINEKIVNHVAPKERDLSMVFQNYALYPHLTVEQNILFGLKARKVDKQEQQKRLKETAEMLGLTELLKRKPRELSGGQRQRVALGRSVVSHAPLCLMDEPLSNLDAKLRANMRVQIRRLQKQLGLTMIYVTHDQVEAMTMGDRIMVLNDGKIQQVGKPITLYNEPENLFVASFIGSPKMNLGKAVFTEDKKQLVIENELHVPVDSLTAKDLPLTENLVIGIRAEHLLPAQGEEKHCVHLEVVNVEQLGNETSIAFDVGTELWTAKWPGQWTIEFGQKVPVLISPQYILFFDGASGKLLHSAQVGKRQEVVAI; from the coding sequence ATGAGTAAGGTTGAGTTAAGAAACATCTCCAAATCTTATGATAAACAAAAAGATGTATTAAATGGCATCGATTTATGTATAGAAGAAGGTGAGTTTTTTGTACTAGTTGGCCCTTCTGGTTCTGGAAAAAGTACTTTGCTTCGCATGATTGCTGGGCTTGAAGACATTTCCGGAGGGATTTTAAAAATTAACGAAAAAATCGTAAATCATGTCGCTCCAAAAGAACGAGATTTATCGATGGTTTTTCAAAACTACGCACTGTACCCACACTTAACGGTTGAACAAAACATTTTATTTGGACTAAAGGCGAGAAAAGTAGACAAACAAGAACAACAAAAAAGGTTAAAAGAAACTGCTGAAATGCTCGGCCTTACAGAACTGTTAAAACGAAAGCCAAGAGAGCTTTCAGGCGGTCAAAGACAACGTGTTGCACTTGGACGCTCCGTTGTTAGTCATGCACCTCTTTGCTTGATGGACGAACCACTTTCTAATTTAGATGCGAAACTGCGTGCTAATATGCGTGTACAAATCCGAAGATTACAGAAACAGTTAGGCTTGACGATGATATATGTTACGCATGATCAAGTGGAAGCAATGACGATGGGTGACAGAATTATGGTTCTAAATGATGGAAAGATTCAACAAGTTGGCAAGCCTATCACACTATATAATGAACCTGAAAATTTATTTGTTGCCTCCTTTATTGGTTCGCCAAAAATGAACTTAGGAAAAGCTGTTTTTACAGAAGATAAAAAGCAGCTAGTTATAGAAAATGAACTTCACGTTCCCGTTGACTCTCTGACAGCAAAAGATTTGCCCCTGACAGAAAACTTAGTTATCGGCATTCGTGCTGAGCATTTGTTACCGGCACAAGGAGAGGAAAAACATTGTGTTCATTTAGAAGTGGTTAATGTCGAACAACTAGGCAATGAAACTTCCATTGCGTTTGACGTTGGGACGGAATTATGGACAGCTAAATGGCCTGGTCAATGGACGATTGAATTTGGCCAAAAAGTTCCTGTACTAATTTCACCACAATACATATTATTTTTCGATGGAGCAAGTGGGAAGTTACTTCATTCAGCTCAAGTTGGAAAAAGACAAGAGGTTGTAGCGATATGA
- a CDS encoding GNAT family N-acetyltransferase — MIELRELQTIEEMQQVEELERNIWGTEVVPTHQTLTAVKNGGIMVGAYDGDELIGFSYGFAGFRNGKSYLCSHMLGIAEKYRSQGVGENLKRKQREIAIEKGYDMMKWTYDPLETRNGYLNLTKLNGICDTYVENCYGEMQDSLNKGLPSDRFELHWHLTSPHVVEGHIPNTEGATALNAVTFNEENLPVFVASKEQPLTRLAYSLAVPKDFQGLKSASKELALDWRLQTRTHFQKLFHAGYAVVRLQINETYNEYIFVKKESLELGGEAQ; from the coding sequence ATGATTGAATTACGAGAACTTCAAACAATCGAAGAAATGCAACAAGTAGAAGAGCTTGAACGAAACATTTGGGGTACAGAAGTAGTTCCGACACACCAAACGTTAACAGCAGTAAAAAACGGGGGAATTATGGTAGGTGCCTATGATGGAGATGAATTAATCGGTTTTAGCTATGGGTTTGCCGGGTTCCGCAATGGCAAAAGTTATTTATGCTCTCATATGCTTGGCATCGCTGAAAAGTATCGTTCACAAGGCGTTGGCGAAAATCTAAAACGAAAACAACGTGAAATAGCAATAGAAAAAGGCTATGACATGATGAAGTGGACTTACGATCCACTTGAAACGCGAAATGGATATTTAAACTTAACAAAACTTAATGGTATTTGTGATACTTATGTGGAAAATTGCTACGGTGAAATGCAGGATAGCTTAAATAAAGGTTTACCATCTGACCGCTTTGAACTGCATTGGCATTTGACTAGTCCGCATGTAGTGGAAGGGCATATACCAAATACAGAGGGGGCCACTGCTTTAAACGCTGTTACATTTAATGAGGAAAACTTACCAGTATTTGTGGCTAGTAAAGAACAACCGTTAACACGTTTAGCCTATTCCCTAGCAGTACCAAAGGACTTTCAGGGTTTAAAATCAGCAAGCAAAGAACTTGCATTGGACTGGAGATTGCAAACACGTACACATTTTCAAAAGCTATTTCATGCAGGATATGCAGTTGTTCGTTTACAAATCAATGAGACCTATAATGAATACATTTTTGTTAAAAAAGAATCGTTAGAACTTGGAGGAGAAGCACAATGA
- a CDS encoding ABC transporter substrate-binding protein encodes MKKIMMVLALGIVLLLAACSGGDSTSSNSTNNNNSNSNSGTSNSSTDNNNDSENEEKQTVTFWHSMGGGLQEALDSLVDEFNESQDKIQVNAEYQGSYDESLTKFNAVAGTNSAPTIIQTFEIGTMSMINSGNIVPIQDLIDADGYEMSGLEENIINYYSLDGKFYSMPFNSSTPVMYYNKDAFEAAGLDPETPPATYEAIEEASKKIVEANDGIKGFALQAYGWLWEQLLANQGALLLNNDNGRSDTPTEIGWTEEEGKSILEWVKRMVEDETFANYGTNGDNMVAGFLAGDVAMFLQSSASARNVIDNAPFEVGIAFLPHPENKERAGVVIGGASLWLIDEKPEEETKAAWEFMKFLQTPEVQAKWHVGTGYFAINPDAYNEEVVKDAWAEKPQLSVTVEQLQATKSSFATQGALMDMLPQGRKVMESALETIYNGGDIDATYTDAVAQFNRAIEQANRARGN; translated from the coding sequence ATGAAAAAAATCATGATGGTTCTAGCTTTAGGTATTGTACTATTATTAGCAGCTTGTTCGGGCGGAGATTCTACGTCTAGTAATAGCACTAATAACAACAACTCTAATTCAAACAGTGGGACAAGCAACTCAAGCACAGACAATAATAATGATAGTGAAAACGAAGAAAAGCAAACTGTGACATTTTGGCATTCGATGGGTGGAGGATTGCAAGAAGCATTAGATAGCCTTGTTGATGAATTTAATGAATCTCAAGACAAAATTCAAGTAAACGCAGAATATCAAGGTTCCTATGACGAATCTTTAACAAAGTTTAATGCGGTAGCAGGAACAAATAGCGCTCCAACAATAATTCAAACGTTTGAAATTGGGACTATGTCGATGATTAACAGTGGGAATATCGTTCCGATACAAGACCTTATTGATGCAGACGGTTATGAGATGAGTGGATTAGAGGAGAATATCATCAATTATTACTCATTAGATGGAAAATTTTACTCGATGCCTTTCAACTCCTCTACGCCAGTAATGTATTACAATAAAGACGCTTTTGAAGCTGCTGGTTTAGATCCCGAAACACCACCAGCAACTTACGAAGCAATCGAAGAAGCGAGTAAAAAAATCGTTGAAGCAAATGATGGCATAAAAGGTTTTGCCCTTCAAGCATATGGCTGGTTGTGGGAACAACTATTAGCAAATCAAGGTGCTCTTCTTTTAAATAATGATAACGGTAGATCAGACACTCCAACTGAAATTGGTTGGACAGAAGAGGAAGGTAAGTCTATTCTTGAATGGGTAAAACGCATGGTAGAAGATGAGACCTTTGCTAATTATGGAACGAATGGCGATAACATGGTTGCAGGATTTTTAGCTGGTGATGTTGCTATGTTTTTACAATCTTCTGCAAGTGCTAGAAATGTAATTGACAATGCACCATTTGAAGTAGGTATTGCATTCCTTCCACATCCAGAAAACAAAGAGCGTGCAGGTGTTGTTATTGGTGGAGCTAGTCTTTGGTTAATTGATGAAAAACCAGAAGAAGAAACAAAAGCTGCGTGGGAATTCATGAAGTTTTTACAAACTCCAGAAGTTCAAGCTAAATGGCACGTTGGAACAGGTTACTTCGCCATTAATCCAGATGCTTATAATGAAGAAGTAGTGAAAGATGCATGGGCAGAAAAGCCACAATTAAGTGTTACGGTCGAACAATTACAAGCAACTAAATCATCGTTTGCAACACAAGGAGCGTTAATGGATATGCTTCCTCAAGGCCGTAAAGTAATGGAGTCTGCGCTTGAAACAATTTATAATGGCGGGGATATTGATGCTACCTATACAGACGCGGTAGCACAATTCAATCGAGCAATTGAGCAAGCAAACAGAGCTCGCGGAAATTAA